The Erythrobacter sp. HL-111 DNA segment TGCCGCCGGGCGCCGCGCTTTCCTCGGCCTGCGCCTCGCGGGCGACTTCCTGCGCCTGCTGGCGGTGGTCGTCCTGCTCGTCGCTGTGCGTCTCGGGCGCGAGGCCCGACTGGCGCTCTTCCTGGCTGACATTGTCCTTGCGGTCGGTGTCCTTGCGGTCGGTGCCGTTGCGGTCGGTCATGCAAAATCTCCTTTGCAAAACCAACGGTCGGGCGGCGGCCGATGTTCCGTCGCCGCCCCCTCTCAGCGCGTGGGAACGGGCGCCCCGCCGGTGTAGTCGTAGAAGCCGCGCCCCGTCTTGCGCCCGAGCCAGCCGGCTTCGACATATTTCACCAGCAGCGGCGCCGGGCGATACTTGCTGTCGCGGGTGGTCTTGTAGAGCACCATGAGGATGTCGAGGCAGGTGTCGAGCCCGACGAAATCCGCAAGCTGGAGCGGCCCCATCGGGTGGTTGAGGCCGAGGCGGCAGCCCTTGTCGATATCCTCGATCCCCGCGGTCGACTGGCCGAGCACGAAGACCGCCTCGTTGATCATGGGCAGGAGGATGCGGTTGACGACGAAGCCCGGTTCGTCCTGGCTCAGCACGACTTCCTTGCCGAGCCCGCGGGCGAAGGCGATGACGGCGTCGGTCGTCTCCTGCGAGGTGGCGAGGCCGGGGATGACCTCGATCAGGCCCATGACCGGCACCGGATTGAAGAAATGCAGCCCGATGAACCGCTTGGGATCGGGCGAATGGTTCGCCATGCGCGTGATCGGGATCGAGCTCGTGTTGCTCGCCATGATCGCGCCCTGGCCGAGCACCCTGCTCGCGCCCTCGAAGATCGCCTGCTTGATCTCCTCCTTCTCGGTCGCGGCCTCGATGATCAGGTCGGCGGCTTCCATCGGGGCGTAATCGGGAACCGGCGTGATCCGGCCGAGCAGCGCTTCGGCCTCGTCCGCCTCGAGCTTGCCGCGCCCGACCAGGCGGGTCACCGCCTTTTCGATATTGGCCTTGCCCGCCTCGGCCCGGTCAAGGTCGACATCGGCGAGCATGACCTTCATTCCGTGCCAGGCGACGGTCTGGGCGATCCCGGTGCCCATCTGCCCGGCCCCGATGACGGCGACGTTCCGCATTTCGACTCCTTCGCAACTGCAGCATTCGAGCCCGCGCGTTAGCGGGAGCCGCGGGCAAAGGCCAGAAGTATAGCTAGCGGTTCGCGCCGGGGACCCATTTGACGTCCGAGGCGCCGTTGTCGTTGAGCACCCGGGCAAGGACGAAAAGCAGGTCCGACAGGCGATTGATATAGGCCGCGGCGGCCGGGTTCACCGGGCTTTCCGCAGCAAGCGCGGTGATCGCCCGCTCCGCCGCGCGGGTGGTTGCGCGGGCAATGTGGACGCGCGCCGCAGCCTCGCTCCCGCCGGGCAGGACGAAGCTGGTCAGCGGTTCGAGCTTCCCGTTCAGCGCATCGATCTCGCTCTCGATCCATTCGGCCTGGGACGCGGCGATCCGCAGCACCATTTCGGACGGCGCGAAATCTCCATCCTCGGCCGGCGTCGCGAGGTCCGCGCCGAGGTC contains these protein-coding regions:
- a CDS encoding cob(I)yrinic acid a,c-diamide adenosyltransferase, producing MVKLNRIYTRTGDDGTTGLVDGSRVPKHSFRIEAIGLVDEANSAIGLALCAIADQAHRALLTRVQNDLFDLGADLATPAEDGDFAPSEMVLRIAASQAEWIESEIDALNGKLEPLTSFVLPGGSEAAARVHIARATTRAAERAITALAAESPVNPAAAAYINRLSDLLFVLARVLNDNGASDVKWVPGANR
- a CDS encoding 3-hydroxyacyl-CoA dehydrogenase NAD-binding domain-containing protein; this translates as MRNVAVIGAGQMGTGIAQTVAWHGMKVMLADVDLDRAEAGKANIEKAVTRLVGRGKLEADEAEALLGRITPVPDYAPMEAADLIIEAATEKEEIKQAIFEGASRVLGQGAIMASNTSSIPITRMANHSPDPKRFIGLHFFNPVPVMGLIEVIPGLATSQETTDAVIAFARGLGKEVVLSQDEPGFVVNRILLPMINEAVFVLGQSTAGIEDIDKGCRLGLNHPMGPLQLADFVGLDTCLDILMVLYKTTRDSKYRPAPLLVKYVEAGWLGRKTGRGFYDYTGGAPVPTR